The nucleotide sequence ATCGTCGCGGTCTTGGGATAGTCCCGATAGCCAAGCGGAGTATCGATCGCCAACGGATTGACGCGATAATTAGGAATTGCCCTTCGAAGATACTGACTGAAAGCCGCTGACTTCCAGGGCCGTTGAGGATCCGTCAACAAAGGCACGAAGCTGGTGCCTTCAAGGTGCTCCGGTAGCGACAAACCGGCCAATTCCGCCAGCGAAGGATATATGTCCACAAACTCGACCAATGCATCGGTATGTCGCCCCGCGCCGCGACCGTCCGGCAACGCGATCATCAACGGAGACCGGGTGGACATCTCCAAGTTCGTCAACTTGGCCCACATGCTGTTTTCGCCCAGGGAAAAACCATGATCCCCCCACAGCACGATGATGGTATTCTCGCGTAGACCGAGACGATCAAGCTCGTCCAGCAGACGACCCACCAACGCATCCACATAGCTGATACACGCGTAATAACCATGAATCATTTCCCGCGATTGCTCCGGCAGGATGGCTCCGCTGTCCGGGACATCTGACTGGGCCCGCGCCTCCGGCCAATGCACCTGCAGAGAGATCGGCGGCGCATCGCGAGGCGGAAAATTGTTCTCCGCGATCTTGATCTCGTTGCGATCATACAAATCCCAATACTTCTTGGGCGCGATGAACGGATAATGCGGTTTGAGAAACCCTACCCCGAGGAAGAAAGGTTCCTCGAGTGCGGCAACCTCACGCATGACTTGCAGCGCCCGATTGGTGACCTGGCCGTCGTATAACACATCCTCGGAAACATCCGGTGCTTCCGTAGCGAACCCCCGGATCACGTAATTCTCCCAATCGTCCGGCGTTTCGTCCGCGCGCATCCGGGTGCGCGCAAACACTTTTTTGGCGTCCGCTATCCCCGCCTCCGTGTGATAATATCGCGGGGGACTGGGCAACCACAAAGGAGCCGACCAGGACTGCGGATCATCCAAATTCGGCTGACCGTCCACGTCGGCGTGAAAAGAGAATGCGGGATGGAAGTTCTTTCCCACCGCCTGGGTGTGGTAACCCTGCTGTTTAAAATGTTCGGGCAACGTCACCACGTCGGGAACCTTCTCCCGGAAATGGGTGGCCAGGTTGAAAACCCCGGTCGAATCGGGGCGCAGGCCCGTCATCAAACTGCTGCGCGATGGACTGCAGATCGCCATCTGGCAATACGCGCGATCGAACGTCATGGACCGCTCCATCAATCGATCCAAATTTGGCGCAATGACCTGCTCCTTACCATATCCCTTCAGATAGGGCCCAAAGTCGTCCATCGAGATAAACAGCACATTGGGTCGTTCAGACGTGGCCGCCTGGACCGATCCTGCGAAGGCGACCCAACCGATGAGTAGGAAATGCCCCCACGTCATCGCCTTCCCCGGCCTTTTCGATTTTCGCATCATGATCAGCCTCATTTTTTAAGCGGAGTTCGGATGACGAGATTCCTGATCTCCGTCATGTCTTCCATGGCGAATCGCACGCCCTCTCGTCCTATGCCGCTGTCTTTGACTCCCCCATAGGGCATGTGGTCAACCCGCCAGGAGGGCACATCACCAATGATCACGCCGCCCACCTCAAGTTCGTCCCACGCTTGCTGCATCTTGTAGAGATCGCGGGTGAAGATACCGGCCTGCAGACCAAAGACACTGTCATTCGTCATCCGCAGCGCGTCGTCAAAATCATCATACGGCATAAGAATGGCGACCGGGCCAAACGCTTCATCGGCCACCACACGACTGTTCGCGGGAGCGCTTTCCAACAGGGTTGCCTGCATCATCGCGCCCTCGCGCGTTCCGCCACAGAGCAAGGTTGCTCCTCCCTGGACCGCTTCACCAATCCACGACTCCAGGCGCTCGGCTTCCGACTCCGAAATCATCGGACCGATAAAAGTGTCCTTTTCCTTCGGATCGCCCGCGATGAGTTTTTGGGTCGCCGCCACCAACTTGGTGCGAACGTCCTCATAGATTGATCGATGCACCAGCACGCGCTGCACACTGATACAGCTCTGCCCCGACTGATAGAACGCGCCAAAGACAATGCGTTCGATCGCTTCATCCAGATCCTCCCAATCCGGCTCAACCACACAGGCCGCATTCCCTCCCAATTCGAGCACCACTTTCTTTTTGCCCGACTGGGCTTTGAGCGCCCACCCCACATCGGGTGACCCCGTGAAACTAAGCAGCTTCAGTCGATCATCCGTGGTGAACAAATCCGCCCCGTCGCGGTGACAGGGTAAAATCGAGAACGCCCCCTTCGGCAGATTCGTCTCCGCCAAAACTTCGCCAATCACCAACGCGCCCAATGGCGTGCGACTCGCCGGCTTCAACACGAACGGACAACCCGCCGCAATGGCGGGGGCGATCTTGTGCGCCGCGAGGTTGAGGGGAAAATTGAACGGTGAAATAAACGAACACGCCCCGATCGGCACCCGTTGAAACACTCCGCGGTAACCTTGCGACCGCGGCGAGATTTCGAGATTCATTAACTCACCGCCCTGCCGCGTCGCCTCCTCGGCGGCGATCTCGAACGTATCGATCAAACGCAACACCTCACCTTTACTGGCGGCGATCGGTTTGCCGGCCTCGATGCACAACAACTCGGCCAACTCGTCCTGCCGTTCCGTGAACCGTTTCACGCAATGGGCGAGCACGGCTCTGCGCTCATACGGCTTGAACTCCCGCATGGCCTTTTCCGCCGCCTGCGCAGCTCCTATCGCGCGATCAATCGTCGCACGATCCGCCATCGCCACCTTGGCCGCGATCTCGCCGGAATACTTGTCGACCACCTCAAGGTCGGCATTGGGCAACTCAGCGGCATTGGCCAAGTAGAAAGGGTAGGTCTTCATCGGTCGAATGGCCTCCTAGATGCAGCGCCCGCCGTCGACTTCCATGCAAACGCCGGTGACGAAATTGGAAGCCGGGTCGGCGAAAAAGACCGCCGCATTG is from Synoicihabitans lomoniglobus and encodes:
- a CDS encoding sulfatase, whose amino-acid sequence is MMRKSKRPGKAMTWGHFLLIGWVAFAGSVQAATSERPNVLFISMDDFGPYLKGYGKEQVIAPNLDRLMERSMTFDRAYCQMAICSPSRSSLMTGLRPDSTGVFNLATHFREKVPDVVTLPEHFKQQGYHTQAVGKNFHPAFSFHADVDGQPNLDDPQSWSAPLWLPSPPRYYHTEAGIADAKKVFARTRMRADETPDDWENYVIRGFATEAPDVSEDVLYDGQVTNRALQVMREVAALEEPFFLGVGFLKPHYPFIAPKKYWDLYDRNEIKIAENNFPPRDAPPISLQVHWPEARAQSDVPDSGAILPEQSREMIHGYYACISYVDALVGRLLDELDRLGLRENTIIVLWGDHGFSLGENSMWAKLTNLEMSTRSPLMIALPDGRGAGRHTDALVEFVDIYPSLAELAGLSLPEHLEGTSFVPLLTDPQRPWKSAAFSQYLRRAIPNYRVNPLAIDTPLGYRDYPKTATMGYSMRTDRYRFTLWQEDGNPDVIRGIELYDHQLDPAENVNIAGHPEQAELVAQLTQKLRAGWEAAQPRS
- a CDS encoding aldehyde dehydrogenase family protein — its product is MKTYPFYLANAAELPNADLEVVDKYSGEIAAKVAMADRATIDRAIGAAQAAEKAMREFKPYERRAVLAHCVKRFTERQDELAELLCIEAGKPIAASKGEVLRLIDTFEIAAEEATRQGGELMNLEISPRSQGYRGVFQRVPIGACSFISPFNFPLNLAAHKIAPAIAAGCPFVLKPASRTPLGALVIGEVLAETNLPKGAFSILPCHRDGADLFTTDDRLKLLSFTGSPDVGWALKAQSGKKKVVLELGGNAACVVEPDWEDLDEAIERIVFGAFYQSGQSCISVQRVLVHRSIYEDVRTKLVAATQKLIAGDPKEKDTFIGPMISESEAERLESWIGEAVQGGATLLCGGTREGAMMQATLLESAPANSRVVADEAFGPVAILMPYDDFDDALRMTNDSVFGLQAGIFTRDLYKMQQAWDELEVGGVIIGDVPSWRVDHMPYGGVKDSGIGREGVRFAMEDMTEIRNLVIRTPLKK